From the genome of Faecalibacterium prausnitzii:
AGAGCCGCACCCATGAGCATCTCCCACAGGCCGCCGAATGTGCCGGATACCTGCACGATGTAGTAGTAACCGCCGATACTCGCCGCCGAGGTGATCGCGCCGGAGATAAGACCCATGGTCAAGCCCTCGATGAAGAAGGGCAGCGTGACCATGGCGTTGGTCGCGCCCACATACTTCATGATCTCGACTTCCCGCCGCCGGGCAAAGACGCTCAGGCGGATGGTACTTCCCACCGTGATGATGCTGACCGCCATCAGGACGAGGATGATGATCTGCCCGCCCTTGGTCACGGCCCGCTGGATCTCCACGAAGGTGTGCGTCATCTCCACCGGTGCCGAGACACTGTACACGCCGGGGATGGTCTGGAAGGTCTGGCTGATGGAAGCCATCTGGCTGAGGTCGCTCAGCGAGACCCGGTAGTTGGCTTTGAAGGGGTTGTCGTTTTCAAATTCGTCCAGCAGGGAGGCATAATCCGACAGGAAGCCTTTGTAGGCATTCAGGGTGTCCTGCTTGGACATGAACTGCACCCCGCTGACGCCGGGGGTAGAGGCGATGCGCTCCCCCACAGCGGCGGTGGCGGCATCGTCGGCCTCCGGGTCCACGAAAACGACCATCTCGTTCTGCTGGCCCAGATAGTTGACCATGCTGTCCACATTGACCTCGGCCAGGTTTGCAAAGGTATTCAGCGTCATGCAGACGCTCAGAGAGGCGATGCAGGCAATGGTCATGGCCCAGTGCTTGCCCAGGTTGCGCACACCGCGCCGGGTCAGGAATGCAAAGGTGGAAGGTTTCATACCAGTGCCTCCTTTCCGGTCTCCAGTGTAATCTCGCCGGTCTCCTCCAGGCTGTCCAGCGGCAGCGCCAGATCCGGCTCTGCCTCCCGGTCGGCCGGGATGTCGGAGACGATGCGGCCATCCTTCAGGGTCACGACCCGCCGGTGGAAGCGGTGGACCAGCTCGTGTTCGTGGGTGACGACCAGCACGGTGATGCCCATGCCGCTCACCCGCTCCAGAAGTTCCATCATCTCAAGGCTCAGTTCGGGGTCGATGTTGCCGGTAGGCTCGTCCGCGATGACGAGCTTGGGCGCATGCGCCAGTGCGCGGGCCACGGCCACGCGCTGCTGCTCACCGCCGGAGAGGAACTCCGGGTAGACGTTGGCCTTGTCTTCCAGATGGACCAGCTCCAGCATGTAAGGCACACGCTCCTTGATCTGCCTGCGGCCGATGTTGGTCACGTGCATGGCGAACGCGATGTTCTCATAGACCGTCATGGTGGGGATGAGGCGGAAGTCCTGGAAGATGATGCCCATCTGACGGCGCAGATAGGGGATCTTGTGGCGGCGGACCTTCGCAACATCCTTGCCGTTCACCAGGACACGGCCCTGGCTGGCCTTCTCTTCCCGGAGGATGAGCTTGAGCAGGGTGGATTTGCCTGCACCGGAGTGGCCCAGCAGGAAGACGAACTCGCCGTCGTCCACATGGAAGTTGATGTCCTCCAGCGCGGGCTTCGTGCCCTTTTTATATTGCTTGGAAACATGTTCAAAATCAATCATCAGTTTAGTTGCTCCTGACGTAGTTATTTGGTCAGTACCCAAAAAGAACCGGCCAGCATCGGTTGCGAGCGGCCGGTTCCAGCGCCGGCGGCTTTGTGCCGCACAGCGAACATCAATATTTGGCCGGGTTGTTGGACAGGTACTTCTTGACCATCAATGCTACCTTGAAGACGATAGCGTCGTCGAACTCACGCAGGTCCAGGCCGGTCAGCTTT
Proteins encoded in this window:
- a CDS encoding cell division protein FtsX — protein: MKPSTFAFLTRRGVRNLGKHWAMTIACIASLSVCMTLNTFANLAEVNVDSMVNYLGQQNEMVVFVDPEADDAATAAVGERIASTPGVSGVQFMSKQDTLNAYKGFLSDYASLLDEFENDNPFKANYRVSLSDLSQMASISQTFQTIPGVYSVSAPVEMTHTFVEIQRAVTKGGQIIILVLMAVSIITVGSTIRLSVFARRREVEIMKYVGATNAMVTLPFFIEGLTMGLISGAITSAASIGGYYYIVQVSGTFGGLWEMLMGAALVPVENVWQTILLYSLAAGALIGGLGSMFSIRKHLNV
- the ftsE gene encoding cell division ATP-binding protein FtsE, whose product is MIDFEHVSKQYKKGTKPALEDINFHVDDGEFVFLLGHSGAGKSTLLKLILREEKASQGRVLVNGKDVAKVRRHKIPYLRRQMGIIFQDFRLIPTMTVYENIAFAMHVTNIGRRQIKERVPYMLELVHLEDKANVYPEFLSGGEQQRVAVARALAHAPKLVIADEPTGNIDPELSLEMMELLERVSGMGITVLVVTHEHELVHRFHRRVVTLKDGRIVSDIPADREAEPDLALPLDSLEETGEITLETGKEALV